Part of the Alosa alosa isolate M-15738 ecotype Scorff River chromosome 18, AALO_Geno_1.1, whole genome shotgun sequence genome is shown below.
aACTTTTTCCAGAGTTGTATAGTGCACTCTGTAGTAAACAACCTCTACAGTTATTCACTTTAAACTGCACAACATagtaaaaatattaataaataataaaatatttaaaacacAGTGTATTTTGAGAGCCCACCTGAGCCACAGGTAAAGGTCCAGGACGTCATGCACGGCCTCCAAGTGCACCAGGTCCTTGATGTTTTTGGGCGGGGCCAGAGGCCAGCTGACATGGCGACACACCCAACCAAAGGTCAGTGGCTCGTCCCGACTGAACTGTCTGGCGAACTGGAAGacagcgagagatagagagagacccAGACACATAATAGGGGTCCTCAGTGAACCAAAGTCCTCATAAACCATATCTGATGCGCTGCTCAACAGGAAATGACAAAGGTAATACAGATAAAGGTAAAaaggtaaaatatgtcttgtcttcaccatgggatagtgagaaacgtaatttcgatctctttgtatgtctggaacatgtgaagaaattgacaataaagctgactttgactttgatagaGCCAGGAAGTGTCGTATAAAACCATAAAGAGACATGGTAATGGCTTCTTAAGAAAATGATAACATATATGTACAATGAGTAATGTCTGTACAAAGTCACTGgtgagagtggtggtggtgtgtgtgtgtgtgtgtgggaggggggggttacATTGGGCCGCAATACCCTTATTAGCAAATAGgcttattattttttcattatctgATTCAGTCAATATCGACATTTAAGTAAATATTCCCAGCAGAGCAGAGATAAGCCTGAGAAAGTAAATATAATAGTCAGGACCCCTGGCTCTGTATGATGGCACAGACAGGCACCTCAGAAGGACACTGTGGGCTAGAGTTATGGCTTGCTGGAAATACAACTCAACTGAACATCACATGAGGGGGTGATGGTGGTTGTGGTGTTGGAAGTGGCCACAGACTGCAATATGCTTATAACAAAATGGTCAAAGAGGTGCCTCTGATGATGATATCCagataataacaataaaaacaggAGAACCAATGAGATGAATTGCTGCCCTTAACACTCCCTCTGTGACGAGAGTCATTAGCAAAGATTctagctccgctctagaatctttggtcattAGTTGGCGTCTCTGGTGTGGTGGGGGGCGTATGTACCTTGAGGAAGGAGGTGCAGACGAATGGCTGTTTCCTGTTGATGGGGGCAGTGCAGAACACGTAGCGCGAGCGCAAGTTTAACGGAATGTGCTGAATCATGTCAGCCAGGAACTTGAAGTCATCAATGTTGCAGACAAAATATAGTCCATCTACTTGTGACAGGCTGACAAATATATCCTAGAAAAAAGTTGGAAAAAAGACTAATCACTGAGTACATAAACAGATCGTGTTTCCGATAAGAAATCACTGAGAGATGTCATGAATTGCCTTGAAAATAGCATTCATCTGTGTGAGAAGCAGGGAATATTAAGTGTTGCTTTACAATGGAAGTGTTTCAGACAGCTTGAGTGACCTACAATCAGATTGGAGAGAGTAGCATCCGGGAGGTGATACGCAAACATCTCAATCTGCTCTGCTGTGGGATGCAAACCTGCCGTCTGCATATTCGTAAAAGCagaagaaaaatatatatatttttttaaaaaaaagcttcatAAGACACCTTTAAGAATTCTCTGCAAGAGTTCACTACAAACCTGCCCTGGCGCTCTACAATACTGACAATTGGTTCTAAACAATTCACAGTTAATGTACTAGTTATACACTAAGTCCATATAAAATTGCAACCAATTGCAACCCATCACGCACTCAATCgcgcacacccacccacacacacacctctatagGTTCAACAGTCTGGCCCAGTATTTCCTTGAGGATGGGCAAGTCGTCGCGGTACATGGTGGTGACCTCGCCCTCGTTGTAGACGGAACTGAAGCGTCCGGCGCGTCCTGCGATCTGCAGCGCCTGCGAGGTGGAGATGGTGtccatctccttctcccccttctCGTTGGTGGTGGGCTTCACCAGAGAGTTGAAGATGATGCGCTTAATGCTCCTGAGGAGGACACACAGGAGAGATCCACAGACAGGATGAGAATCGTGCATTGTTATGACACCATCTATCCCTACCCAATTAGCATCATCATTGATCGTGATTTCACCCGCCATGCACGCCCCCATTGTTGACTCCATGGTTacggacatacagtatgcacaccaGTCAGAGCGCTAATCACAAAAGTGTACTTTGTGAGGAAATggctgaaaaaaaatgaaagtggCATACATACAGATTTAATCCCATGCCTATAGCATCTGTAGCAACAAGGATTTTGCAGGGGTCATCTGGGTCATTGAACTTCTTGGCTTGGGATAACTTTGTGCCTGTCGAACAGAAATGTATTATAGACAGTGTCCTATTTCTGCTAAGGGATTTTTGAAAGAAAAAGAGTTACAGTTCaaatctaaaataaaaataaaaatctaaaaGGTTTGGGTTTATGAGAGCTACAACACTGCTGTTTATAATGCATTTTGATTATATtactttatctatttatttcctGTTGCTGCTTCACAGACTTGTCAATGGAGGCCTGTTACCACAATAAACCCTACCGTGGAGCCTCATTTTTGAACTGCACACTTGTAAGGATGCTAGTGTTCCGgtatatggatgtgtgtgagacGTAGACAGGCCCTGATGCAAAagctgggcaaagtgcaaagtctgtctatgagcaaagttctTGTTCATGAACTAACAGAATCATGTGGCGTGAGACAGCTTTCGGCTGCCCCCACCGCTGTTTGTGCTTAGGATCTTTATCATGGTTTTAAATTGGCAAATAGATTTTACATAGTTATTAAGCAGGctttagactttgcactttgcccagcatttaaattagggctcactgtgtgtgttggtgtggcaGCAAGTTACTCACCGGGAGGTAGGCTGCCATAGATAACAGCACACTCCTGGCCCCTGAGCTCAATCTGTCTGCTGATGGAGTAGATGTCATTTTTACTGAAGCACACGATGCAGTCTCCAGGCCTCAGGTTGTCCAGCGACTCCACTGCTTGGTCCAGAATGGAAAACGGCGTCAGTCTTTTGTAGTTATGAACCTAGACAATGGACAAAGAGGTTGTGTCAAGAACATGCTTTCTTGGCATAGTGTTCTGTAAAGAGTGTTAAAATATCAATTGttaacatttctaaataaatgaatacaatTGAGACTGAACTGAAATGAGATGTCGCTTACTTGTGGCAATTCATTTCTAAGCTAAAAACTAATCTTTTGCTATTGCCAGTAAATTACACTTTGTATTTTGTCATTAAAAATGAGACTGGTCAGATTTCCTAGACTTACCTCCACCTCTTCACCTGTGGTGTACATCAGCTCTTTGATGAAGTTGATGGCTGCGGTTTCTCCACAAACATGGATCTCTTCAGCACACAATCCTGCTCAGAccaacaataaaaagtaaaactaATTCCACACTCAATGATTCTATGGTGGACTTCGGTGTCCTAAAGATAAAACGTTAATTATAAGGTCATGTAGGCTCAGTTTGCAACTGCAACTGCACTAATTTGGTTTAGAGGTCCAAAATGTCTTCCTCAATTAAATATTTCAGGGAATGACAGAAACAGCAGGTAAGACTGACCCAAAAGGGCTCTGGTCCATGCCCATCCTCGAGACGGATCTTTGATCATCTGAATCTCATCAATCACGGCCACCTCATCTACATAGTGGACAGACAAAAAGCATTGTTGTATATCAGACAAAAGAAGCTGCAAGGCAGCATTGATCCCACTGAACACAAACCACTGGGTAATCAAGTTGAATTTACCGGTTTCAAGTTTACTAAATAAATCAATGTCTTTAAAGTCGTTCATCTCCAATGTACCACATACGGATTGATTTTATGAACTGAATACTGAAAGGCATGGGAACTCACAGGGAGTATTAACGCTGCACATTTCGATGGTACAGGCCACATGACCGGCCTGTCTCCCGTCTGGGTCTACAAAGGCCCGCTCCTCTCCAGTCACCAGGTCACAAGGCACACCCTGCAGGGAAGCAAAACGTTGACTTACtctgaattctctctctctctctctctctctctctctctctctctctctctctctctctctctctctctctctctctctctctctctctctctctctctctctctatatatatatatatatatatatatatatatatatatatatatatatatatacacacacattaagtagAAATGCACTAGTTGATGTTTTTAATTGATCATAGATTCAAACGATGTCTTTACATACACATCAGTGTCTGTTTTAAAACAGATGCTTTGTTGCTGAGAGAGGCATGCGCTTCATCAAGAGCAATACAATTCAATGATTAAAACTTACAGCATTATTGGTCTTTTCAGAGATTTCATGAGCGAGTAGTTTTAATGGTCCACAGTAGACACCAGATTTGGCTGCTAGGTATCTCTGGATGGCATGATAGGTTTTCCCACTGTTTGTTGGGCCAGCATGAAAGATGACTTTTCTGTCAATTGTTCTTGCTTCAGGATACCTGTAGGAATACAGATGAATATAGAAGGTGACATACTGCAGAAACGATAATTTCTAATTGTATATGCAGACTCCAAAGCAATGAACAAATTCACACATTGGTACCAAAACTCAAAGCAACAGACAGCTCACATGTAACTGTTTTGAGTATGAACTTCCCACTTAAAAATGTGTCCTTGATACATACCAGTTGGCTGGAACACGCAAGTCACTGATCTTGCGCAAGTCATCCATGCAGTCCAACATGGGAAATATTTGTTTAGCATGTCTGATGAAGTATGGGTATATATCATCTACATGTCCTAGAAAACATCAGTGGAAAATGATGCTCATTAAGAAAGTCTGTCCATACGGAATCTTCATTTTCAAAATCACCATCTACCTTGTATTATATTTAGCAAGTGTATTAGGTGCAAAATAAAATACCAATATTTTAAGAAATTATGTGAAAGATTCAGTCAGTGGGATTTCTTGTGGTTGCGGAAGAATTGGAACCCTCAGCCAAAACACAACAgctctgatctgatctgagcATTACAGTTAATATACCCTGGCATAAGAATGCCTGTCTGTTCATGTAAGAAAACACACCTGTTGCTGAGTTCACTGATATGAGTACTGCAAAGTAACTGACATTCCAAACTTGACAGACACCTGACAGTGGACACTGTGACAGCACTAACCTGCTCCACAGCAGATGTCATGTAGAATGATGTGCAGATCTGCAGTAATCGCGGTCATTTCCAAGACGTACTTCCTGAAACTGACGAAAGCTTGGTGAAAGAGCCGAGCTGCAAAGAGAAGGATCATCAGTTCACAAAGACGCCGGCGAGCCAAAAACAGATGAAACAAAACCGAAACGGCATCATCAGTAGCGACAATTATGGCTCACTTTAACTTACCATCCAAACCCTGGTCTGCAGCAAGTTTCTGCATCTCTTTCTTTTTGTAGAATTTGTTTAGGACCTTCAAAAGTTCACCTGTCGATACAATTCCAGAGGCGGTGCGAATGTTTACAACCCATTTTAATTAGCAACCCGAACAGTATAACGTTACAAATTCTGAAATCTCAGCTCAGGATGGCCGAGAGAAAAAATGTAGGCAACAAGACCCACAATTTCAGTAAGACACACTCTAAACTGTTACTTGCATCTCCTTGTTTAATGTCTAAGAAGCAAGGATTAATGTTAACCTTACCTTTATCCAGTGGTTGAGTCAACTCAAGACCTATTGATCCATCCCCAACCGTTTCACCTTTTACAGTTATAGGCACAAATAACGAGGTATCTGGGGGGCGGGATGAACTATTCGATGATACACTCCGTCTCTGGGAATCTCCACATAATCCATTTTCTTGTACATATACAGGGTGAGTAGTCCAGAGTCTGTGAACAGTTGCTGATAGAGGGGCTGTAACGTTACGCACTCTGTGTTTGACAGGTATGCGAGAAAGAGCTAAAATACAAAGATTAAGCGACATCTTAAATGCACTTGATTGAAAAGAAGCAGTGATATGAGACTACACCGACCATTTGACATGTTTGGGAAAAGTCACTATCGTTGCTTTTAACCTTAGCTACACAACATTTCCACGCAAAGGACGGACGGTCAACATTACAGCAGGGAAACTCACTGAAACAACGTGTGTTAAAGGACCCATGAGCTTGTAGGCGTTTGTAGCAGTGCCTGATatttttactgcctgaaataaaCATTTTGAAAGTGATCAAAATATTACGCTGTTTTGTCCAGTTGATGTAGTttctaaaaaacattttatataGCGCTACCAAAATAAACATCAGGAGCCACTGCAACCCGAAAGTTGATCAAAATATTACGCTTTTGTCCAGTTGATGTAGTTTCTGGAGTTTAGTGAAAAAACGTCAGAGTTTTAAACAGGGCATATATTTCGATTTCTGCCGCTTGTTGGCCAAAAATACATcatctttatgcagacaggattcgatccccatttccaGAGAATGGTTCTTGCTCCGCCTTACCTTTGGTTCTACCTTctgctttagcaaaactacACTAGTTACGCTAGTTTGGCCAACATTTACTGAAATGTGTGAATTACTGTAATTTCATAGTACTATGTTAATCGCATGAGTAAACAATGTGCGTGGTCCAAAGTATTTGTTTATAAAAAAGCTTAACGTTTAGTTTACACTTTTGTGACACCCTGTTAGCTAGCCGACATTCTCTGACTCaaccttttactgtctatggctcacatggctcaaggggctaacgtTATGGCTCCATCAAGTGGATggccaggggcctgtactacgaagggagcttaacctacccagatgtaacccagggttactttgttaaaccggggttgacaaaacctggttatcttaagtggtgttaatcggtactacgacgctgattatgaagttgatttgttgaaccggggttaacctaattggagtttgtgcgcgttcactTAAAAGGGgtgggttgcagcgcaagtcaccactttcaatgatgacgcgatcaccttattttacggatgaggaatgcacaattattatgccaagttatgaggaattaaaacccactctacgacaacaatcaaatacgtcggcagtgaacaaagcaaggcaaggctgttggcaacgtattgcagatcgggtagcctaaatgcctgtaaagttttatttccacatgttcttcaaatatgtgttacggagaattaatagcttgcggaatgtctgaaatgagttaaAAAAtggcctattttgagttcatagaaatgcctacagatgcaacacaatttagaagtgggcctatagattacagtaataggataattgaatgtttaagtagcccccattgactgatttagtgtatgcctaatcctgtgaacatttcagatgcaacaccattgccaaacgcacatggcagcaggtgaaaatgaaacacaaacacattattcagaatagtaggtttatatttatagcttgcattaatatttcttaattatgaaaacatgtaggcctagtatgcttatagccttcacttggcctctgttttacagctaacaagaaaaatgtGTCTTTAAACACTACTGTaaggagtgttttacagtagcagaggagttggccatcgcaaataatagtggaaggccgattgtggaaggggttgagggaggcattcgttcggattctggtgctgtggaaatgtgtagcctctatgtgcagggtacagtaggcctaatatgacattcaattcaacaagtttgttaaaattgtgattttaatttattaggcctactgtaggctaggctatgtccgatttattttaggctattcttgctcagatgttcagcatactgtaggctaggcctatgtccgatttattttcggacatacagtattcttgctcagatgttcagcatcaccgattagatggaatacatgaatgtccacgtaagggtattgctatgacgggtgacattagagacttctgcctagctcatctgacaaagataacgaattccttcggttgacaatctatatcttaatagagaatatcgtccgggtatatatatataggcctatatatatatatagcctacatatatatatatatatatatataggctatagtCTATAAATGGcagtctctaaaacccctcgccctgcgaagagagcccctcacgatttgcgctccaatgtcgtatggatcctCCAGGTGCGCCGACTGTCtcgaattgttagtggaggggtacttataaa
Proteins encoded:
- the supv3l1 gene encoding ATP-dependent RNA helicase SUPV3L1, mitochondrial, which produces MSLNLCILALSRIPVKHRVRNVTAPLSATVHRLWTTHPVYVQENGLCGDSQRRSVSSNSSSRPPDTSLFVPITVKGETVGDGSIGLELTQPLDKGELLKVLNKFYKKKEMQKLAADQGLDARLFHQAFVSFRKYVLEMTAITADLHIILHDICCGAGHVDDIYPYFIRHAKQIFPMLDCMDDLRKISDLRVPANWYPEARTIDRKVIFHAGPTNSGKTYHAIQRYLAAKSGVYCGPLKLLAHEISEKTNNAGVPCDLVTGEERAFVDPDGRQAGHVACTIEMCSVNTPYEVAVIDEIQMIKDPSRGWAWTRALLGLCAEEIHVCGETAAINFIKELMYTTGEEVEVHNYKRLTPFSILDQAVESLDNLRPGDCIVCFSKNDIYSISRQIELRGQECAVIYGSLPPGTKLSQAKKFNDPDDPCKILVATDAIGMGLNLSIKRIIFNSLVKPTTNEKGEKEMDTISTSQALQIAGRAGRFSSVYNEGEVTTMYRDDLPILKEILGQTVEPIETAGLHPTAEQIEMFAYHLPDATLSNLIDIFVSLSQVDGLYFVCNIDDFKFLADMIQHIPLNLRSRYVFCTAPINRKQPFVCTSFLKFARQFSRDEPLTFGWVCRHVSWPLAPPKNIKDLVHLEAVHDVLDLYLWLSYRFMDMFPDANQVREVQKELDTIIQQGVRSITRLIRASESQGAPGVTAATGPNATQTSQNDTAGPRGRGTKALNHRSPSGPGRVDSPLGSKLVQDGLLTPKLLEQLQREWAKRLSQDGGSGKASTGNDKTKGKNKKKKK